The Rhea pennata isolate bPtePen1 chromosome 7, bPtePen1.pri, whole genome shotgun sequence genome contains a region encoding:
- the LOC134142650 gene encoding broad substrate specificity ATP-binding cassette transporter ABCG2-like isoform X3, which yields MMETAQNNSDLKLPAVEFDLCNKDMMGDTFDHSIISIGEEGGTGNFQRSFPTRESLRSPRGSVVSFHNIQYSVKQSSGFLCKRKTTEKKILHSVYGIMKPGLNAILGPTGSGKSSLLDVLAARKDPAGLSGEVLIDGIPQPPNFKCISGYVVQDDVVMGTMTVRENLHFSAALRLPSSITIEEKEERVTQIISELGLNKVADAKVGTELIRGVSGGERKRTNIGMELITEPPVLFLDEPTTGLDSSTANAVLILLKRLSRRGRTIIFSIHQPRYSIFKLFDSLTLLALGKVLYHGPAKQALEYFNSIGYECEPFNNPADFFLDVINGDSTAVAASKEGHIPVDTEKEVSGENGVAEENVDSSVVDVLHQKYLNSSLYQSTREALRKVELGQGSKQKISKKGHEITYANGFLTQLYWVSKRSMKNLIRNPQASIAQIAVTIILALVVGAIFFGTKLDRSGIQNRVGSLFFVTTNQCFSSVSAVELFIRDKKLFVLSGCCRPVFLLYVDLGTGILHCHSHVSGYQCWDGCSGCGQSAHHYLFCPDADLFWPLSKPPFCNGLAELAEVLQYPTIWPHSVLVRCTSAARELHLPIGPCGKM from the exons ATG ATGGAAACTGCCCAAAACAACAGTGACCTCAAACTACCTGCAGTGGAGTTTGACCTCTGTAACAAGGACATGATGGGAGACACATTTGACCACAGTATCATTTCTATTGGAGAAGAAGGCGGCACAGGCAACTTCCAACGTTCGTTTCCAACACGAGAGTCCCTCCGATCCCCTCGGGGCTCTGTTGTGAGCTTCCATAACATTCAGTACTCTGTCAAGCAGTCCAGTGGATTCCTGTGTAAGCggaaaactacagaaaagaagATCCTTCATAGTGTCTA tggCATTATGAAGCCAGGCTTGAATGCTATCCTGGGGCCAACAGGCAGTGGTAAATCTTC TCTCCTAGATGTGCTGGCTGCTAGAAAGGACCCAGCAGGCCTCTCTGGAGAAGTGCTTATAGATGGCATCCCACAACCTCCGAATTTCAAGTGCATCTCAGGATATGTTGTGCAG GATGACGTTGTCATGGGCACAATGACGGTGAGAGAAAACCTGCACTTCTCTGCTGCCCTGCGACTTCCCAGCTCTATCACGATTGAAGAGAAGGAGGAGCGAGTCACCCAGATAATCAGTGAGCTGGGGTTAAACAAAGTGGCTGATGCAAAG GTAGGAACTGAATTGATCCGGGGAGTGTctggaggggaaaggaaaagaactaACATTGGGATGGAGCTCATCACAGAGCCACCAGTCCTTTTTCTGGATGAGCCAACAACTGGCCTTGACTCCAGCACAGCCAATGCTGTGCTCATCCTTTTGAAGAG GCTCTCCAGAAGAGGCCGAACCATAATCTTTTCCATCCACCAGCCCCGCTATTCCATATTCAAGCTGTTTGACAGTCTGACGTTACTAGCTTTGGGAAAGGTGCTGTACCATGGTCCTGCTAAGCAGGCCctggaatattttaattctattg GATATGAATGTGAACCATTCAACAACCCAGCTGACTTCTTCCTTGATGTTATAAATGGTGATTCAACTGCTGTGGCAGCAAGCAAGGAAGGTCACATACCTGTGGACacagaaaaag AAGTGAGTGGTGAAAATGGAGTGGCAGAGGAGAACGTGGACAGCAGTGTGGTAGATGTGCTGCACCAGAAGTATCTCAACTCCAGCCTGTATCAGAGTACAAGGGAAGCCCTGAGAAAAGTGGAGCTTGGGCAGGGAAGCAAGCAGAAGATATCCAAGAAGGGACATGAGATTACCTATGCAAATGGCTTCCTCACCCAACTGTACTGGGTGTCCAAGCGTTCTATGAAAAACCTCATCAGGAACCCACAGGCCTCTATTGCACAG ATTGCAGTGACCATAATTCTAGCCCTTGTTGTGGGTGCTATCTTTTTCGGCACAAAACTGGATCGAAGCGGCATTCAGAATCG ggttggttctttgttttttgtcacCACAAACCAGTgtttttccagtgtttctgcAGTTGAGTTGTTCATCAGAGACAAGAAGTTATTTGT GCTATCAGGCTGTTGCAGGCcggtttttcttctttatgttgACCTTGGTACTGGTATCCTACACTGCCACAGCCATGTCTCTGGCTATCAGTGCTGGGATGGATGTAGTGGCTGTGGCCAATCTGCTCATCACTATTTGTTTTGTCCTGATGCTG
- the LOC134142650 gene encoding broad substrate specificity ATP-binding cassette transporter ABCG2-like isoform X2, protein MMETAQNNSDLKLPAVEFDLCNKDMMGDTFDHSIISIGEEGGTGNFQRSFPTRESLRSPRGSVVSFHNIQYSVKQSSGFLCKRKTTEKKILHSVYGIMKPGLNAILGPTGSGKSSLLDVLAARKDPAGLSGEVLIDGIPQPPNFKCISGYVVQDDVVMGTMTVRENLHFSAALRLPSSITIEEKEERVTQIISELGLNKVADAKVGTELIRGVSGGERKRTNIGMELITEPPVLFLDEPTTGLDSSTANAVLILLKRLSRRGRTIIFSIHQPRYSIFKLFDSLTLLALGKVLYHGPAKQALEYFNSIGYECEPFNNPADFFLDVINGDSTAVAASKEGHIPVDTEKEVSGENGVAEENVDSSVVDVLHQKYLNSSLYQSTREALRKVELGQGSKQKISKKGHEITYANGFLTQLYWVSKRSMKNLIRNPQASIAQIAVTIILALVVGAIFFGTKLDRSGIQNRVGSLFFVTTNQCFSSVSAVELFIRDKKLFVHQYTSGYYRISAYFLALMVGDLLPMRTAPAIIFSCISYWMIGYQAVAGRFFFFMLTLVLVSYTATAMSLAISAGMDVVAVANLLITICFVLMLIFSGLLVNLPSVMGWLNWLKYFSIPRYGLTLFW, encoded by the exons ATG ATGGAAACTGCCCAAAACAACAGTGACCTCAAACTACCTGCAGTGGAGTTTGACCTCTGTAACAAGGACATGATGGGAGACACATTTGACCACAGTATCATTTCTATTGGAGAAGAAGGCGGCACAGGCAACTTCCAACGTTCGTTTCCAACACGAGAGTCCCTCCGATCCCCTCGGGGCTCTGTTGTGAGCTTCCATAACATTCAGTACTCTGTCAAGCAGTCCAGTGGATTCCTGTGTAAGCggaaaactacagaaaagaagATCCTTCATAGTGTCTA tggCATTATGAAGCCAGGCTTGAATGCTATCCTGGGGCCAACAGGCAGTGGTAAATCTTC TCTCCTAGATGTGCTGGCTGCTAGAAAGGACCCAGCAGGCCTCTCTGGAGAAGTGCTTATAGATGGCATCCCACAACCTCCGAATTTCAAGTGCATCTCAGGATATGTTGTGCAG GATGACGTTGTCATGGGCACAATGACGGTGAGAGAAAACCTGCACTTCTCTGCTGCCCTGCGACTTCCCAGCTCTATCACGATTGAAGAGAAGGAGGAGCGAGTCACCCAGATAATCAGTGAGCTGGGGTTAAACAAAGTGGCTGATGCAAAG GTAGGAACTGAATTGATCCGGGGAGTGTctggaggggaaaggaaaagaactaACATTGGGATGGAGCTCATCACAGAGCCACCAGTCCTTTTTCTGGATGAGCCAACAACTGGCCTTGACTCCAGCACAGCCAATGCTGTGCTCATCCTTTTGAAGAG GCTCTCCAGAAGAGGCCGAACCATAATCTTTTCCATCCACCAGCCCCGCTATTCCATATTCAAGCTGTTTGACAGTCTGACGTTACTAGCTTTGGGAAAGGTGCTGTACCATGGTCCTGCTAAGCAGGCCctggaatattttaattctattg GATATGAATGTGAACCATTCAACAACCCAGCTGACTTCTTCCTTGATGTTATAAATGGTGATTCAACTGCTGTGGCAGCAAGCAAGGAAGGTCACATACCTGTGGACacagaaaaag AAGTGAGTGGTGAAAATGGAGTGGCAGAGGAGAACGTGGACAGCAGTGTGGTAGATGTGCTGCACCAGAAGTATCTCAACTCCAGCCTGTATCAGAGTACAAGGGAAGCCCTGAGAAAAGTGGAGCTTGGGCAGGGAAGCAAGCAGAAGATATCCAAGAAGGGACATGAGATTACCTATGCAAATGGCTTCCTCACCCAACTGTACTGGGTGTCCAAGCGTTCTATGAAAAACCTCATCAGGAACCCACAGGCCTCTATTGCACAG ATTGCAGTGACCATAATTCTAGCCCTTGTTGTGGGTGCTATCTTTTTCGGCACAAAACTGGATCGAAGCGGCATTCAGAATCG ggttggttctttgttttttgtcacCACAAACCAGTgtttttccagtgtttctgcAGTTGAGTTGTTCATCAGAGACAAGAAGTTATTTGT TCATCAGTACACCAGTGGATATTACCGTATCTCTGCCTACTTTTTGGCCTTGATGGTAGGAGATCTGCTGCCCATGAGAACTGCTCCAGCCATCATATTCTCATGCATCAGTTACTGGATGATTG GCTATCAGGCTGTTGCAGGCcggtttttcttctttatgttgACCTTGGTACTGGTATCCTACACTGCCACAGCCATGTCTCTGGCTATCAGTGCTGGGATGGATGTAGTGGCTGTGGCCAATCTGCTCATCACTATTTGTTTTGTCCTGATGCTG
- the LOC134142650 gene encoding broad substrate specificity ATP-binding cassette transporter ABCG2-like isoform X4: MMETAQNNSDLKLPAVEFDLCNKDMMGDTFDHSIISIGEEGGTGNFQRSFPTRESLRSPRGSVVSFHNIQYSVKQSSGFLCKRKTTEKKILHSVYGIMKPGLNAILGPTGSGKSSLLDVLAARKDPAGLSGEVLIDGIPQPPNFKCISGYVVQDDVVMGTMTVRENLHFSAALRLPSSITIEEKEERVTQIISELGLNKVADAKVGTELIRGVSGGERKRTNIGMELITEPPVLFLDEPTTGLDSSTANAVLILLKRLSRRGRTIIFSIHQPRYSIFKLFDSLTLLALGKVLYHGPAKQALEYFNSIGYECEPFNNPADFFLDVINGDSTAVAASKEGHIPVDTEKEVSGENGVAEENVDSSVVDVLHQKYLNSSLYQSTREALRKVELGQGSKQKISKKGHEITYANGFLTQLYWVSKRSMKNLIRNPQASIAQIAVTIILALVVGAIFFGTKLDRSGIQNRVGSLFFVTTNQCFSSVSAVELFIRDKKLFVLSGCCRPVFLLYVDLGTGILHCHSHVSGYQCWDGCSGCGQSAHHYLFCPDADLFWPLSKPPFCNGLAELAEVLQYPTIWPHCSSSK, encoded by the exons ATG ATGGAAACTGCCCAAAACAACAGTGACCTCAAACTACCTGCAGTGGAGTTTGACCTCTGTAACAAGGACATGATGGGAGACACATTTGACCACAGTATCATTTCTATTGGAGAAGAAGGCGGCACAGGCAACTTCCAACGTTCGTTTCCAACACGAGAGTCCCTCCGATCCCCTCGGGGCTCTGTTGTGAGCTTCCATAACATTCAGTACTCTGTCAAGCAGTCCAGTGGATTCCTGTGTAAGCggaaaactacagaaaagaagATCCTTCATAGTGTCTA tggCATTATGAAGCCAGGCTTGAATGCTATCCTGGGGCCAACAGGCAGTGGTAAATCTTC TCTCCTAGATGTGCTGGCTGCTAGAAAGGACCCAGCAGGCCTCTCTGGAGAAGTGCTTATAGATGGCATCCCACAACCTCCGAATTTCAAGTGCATCTCAGGATATGTTGTGCAG GATGACGTTGTCATGGGCACAATGACGGTGAGAGAAAACCTGCACTTCTCTGCTGCCCTGCGACTTCCCAGCTCTATCACGATTGAAGAGAAGGAGGAGCGAGTCACCCAGATAATCAGTGAGCTGGGGTTAAACAAAGTGGCTGATGCAAAG GTAGGAACTGAATTGATCCGGGGAGTGTctggaggggaaaggaaaagaactaACATTGGGATGGAGCTCATCACAGAGCCACCAGTCCTTTTTCTGGATGAGCCAACAACTGGCCTTGACTCCAGCACAGCCAATGCTGTGCTCATCCTTTTGAAGAG GCTCTCCAGAAGAGGCCGAACCATAATCTTTTCCATCCACCAGCCCCGCTATTCCATATTCAAGCTGTTTGACAGTCTGACGTTACTAGCTTTGGGAAAGGTGCTGTACCATGGTCCTGCTAAGCAGGCCctggaatattttaattctattg GATATGAATGTGAACCATTCAACAACCCAGCTGACTTCTTCCTTGATGTTATAAATGGTGATTCAACTGCTGTGGCAGCAAGCAAGGAAGGTCACATACCTGTGGACacagaaaaag AAGTGAGTGGTGAAAATGGAGTGGCAGAGGAGAACGTGGACAGCAGTGTGGTAGATGTGCTGCACCAGAAGTATCTCAACTCCAGCCTGTATCAGAGTACAAGGGAAGCCCTGAGAAAAGTGGAGCTTGGGCAGGGAAGCAAGCAGAAGATATCCAAGAAGGGACATGAGATTACCTATGCAAATGGCTTCCTCACCCAACTGTACTGGGTGTCCAAGCGTTCTATGAAAAACCTCATCAGGAACCCACAGGCCTCTATTGCACAG ATTGCAGTGACCATAATTCTAGCCCTTGTTGTGGGTGCTATCTTTTTCGGCACAAAACTGGATCGAAGCGGCATTCAGAATCG ggttggttctttgttttttgtcacCACAAACCAGTgtttttccagtgtttctgcAGTTGAGTTGTTCATCAGAGACAAGAAGTTATTTGT GCTATCAGGCTGTTGCAGGCcggtttttcttctttatgttgACCTTGGTACTGGTATCCTACACTGCCACAGCCATGTCTCTGGCTATCAGTGCTGGGATGGATGTAGTGGCTGTGGCCAATCTGCTCATCACTATTTGTTTTGTCCTGATGCTG
- the PKD2L1 gene encoding LOW QUALITY PROTEIN: polycystin-2-like protein 1 (The sequence of the model RefSeq protein was modified relative to this genomic sequence to represent the inferred CDS: inserted 1 base in 1 codon): MSSSHLNNRTESHFQASEEHELEAVGKKAWDNPVYNGTPTTSLKIRAIYNPKSILENPYGNFEEMGDPLPCQEEQSKAVDRKISPFPKCCSYIFRGIRGLWGTTLTENTAENRELYVKTTLRELLVYIMFLVDICLLTYGMTSSNAYYYTKVMSELFLQTSSDSSVSFQSIGSMADFWVYAQGPLLKNLYWTKWYNNESLAAHSTQSYIYYENLLLGVPRMRQLKVKNNSCVVHDDFKEEISGCYDVYSEEKEERVSFGLINGTAWRYHSEEELGGSSHWGRLTSYSGGGYYLDLKLTREESAEALKVLKEKLWLDRGTRVVFIDFSVYNANINLFCVLRLVVEFPATGGAIPSWQIRTVKLIRYVSTWDFFIVACEVVFCVFIFYYVVEEILELRIHKLQYLXSIWNILDVVVILLSVVAIGFHIFRTIEVNRLMGELLKHPDIYADFEFLAFWQTQYNNMNAVNLFFAWIKIFKYISFNKTMTQLSSTLARCAKDILGFAIMFFIVFFAYAQLGYLLFGTQVENFSTFVKCIFTQFRIILGDFDYNSIDNANRVLGPIYFVTYVFFVFFVLLNMFLAIINDTYSEVKEELSSQKDELQLSDILKQSYNRTLMRLKLKKERISDVQKALQNGTKELDFEDFKNSLKKLGHADHEITAAFSRFDKDGNQILDEEEQQQMKHDLEEKRVALNTEIENLGKSYGGNNLDENLAYMEAKTNHANKASWVSKEELQVLLQRVLQLEQSINSIGSKIDAVVSKLEVLERNKLKWKDLMGKPLDNISKEEEPSQEELALQSPDQLGKGEPEGWGMECLRRNSLSASSAQNGIYPHLPRSNLPGSQLSKNTQPQSDMHF; the protein is encoded by the exons AAGATCAGAGCCATCTACAACCCCAAGTCCATTCTAGAGAATCCCTATGGGAACTTTGAAGAGATGGGAGATCCGCTACCCtgccaggaggagcagagcaaagctgTGGATCGGAAGATAAGTCCTTTCCCCAAGTGCTGCTCCTACATCTTCAGAGGCATCAGAG GTCTGTGGGGTACTACACTGactgaaaacacagctgaaaaccGAGAGCTTTATGTAAAGACTACTCTACGAGAGCTGCTAGTCTATATTATGTTCTTGGTGGATATCTGTCTAT TGACATATGGAATGACAAGCTCCAATGCCTATTACTACACCAAAGTGATGTCCGAGCTCTTCTTGCAGACCTCTTCGGATAGCAGCGTCTCCTTCCAGTCCATTGGTAGCATGGCTGACTTTTGGGTG TATGCACAAGGCCCCCTCCTGAAAAATCTCTACTGGACCAAGTGGTACAACAACGAGTCCCTAGCAGCACACAGCACCCAGTCATACATCTATTATGAAAATCTGCTGCTGGGTGTCCCACGCATGCGACAGCTAAAGGTGAAGAACAATTCCTGTGTGGTTCACGATGACTTCAAAGAGGAAATCTCAGGCTGCTATGATGTATactcagaagaaaaggaggaaagggtCTCCTTTGGACTCATCAATGGAACAGC GTGGAGGTACCATTCTGAAGAGGAGCTGGGTGGCTCATCTCACTGGGGACGATTAACAAGCTATAGCGGGGGAGGATACTACCTAGACCTCAAGTTGACCAGAGAAGAGAGTGCTGAAGCCCTGAAGGTCTTGAAAGAGAAGTTGTGGCTGGATCGGGGGACACGAGTTGTCTTCATTGATTTCTCAGTGTATAATGCAAATATCAATCTGTTCTGTGTTCTGAG GTTAGTGGTTGAGTTTCCAGCCACTGGTGGTGCCATTCCCTCCTGGCAAATTCGGACAGTCAAGCTTATACGATATGTCAGCACATGGGACTTCTTCATTGTTGCCTGTGAAGTTGTCTTCTGTGTCTTCATCTTCTACTATGTGGTAGAGGAGATCTTGGAACTGCGGATCCACAAGCTTCAGTATT GGAGTATCTGGAACATCCTGGATGTGGTCGTCATTCTG CTCTCCGTCGTTGCTATTGGGTTTCACATCTTTCGCACCATTGAAGTGAACAGACTGATGGGAGAGCTGCTGAAACACCCTGACATCTATGCAGACTTTGAGTTCCTGGCATTCTGGCAGACCCAGTACAACAATATGAATGCAGTCAACTTATTCTTTGCCTGGATCAAG ATATTCAAGTATATTAGCTTTAACAAAACAATGACCCAACTGTCCTCCACACTGGCACGCTGTGCTAAGGACATCCTGGGCTTTGCCATTATGTTTTTCATTGTCTTCTTTGCCTATGCCCAGCTGGGTTACCTTCTTTTTGGGACTCAAGTGGAAAACTTCAGTACCTTTGTTAAATGCAT cttcACCCAGTTTCGGATCATTCTCGGTGACTTTGACTACAATTCCATTGACAACGCCAACAGGGTCCTTGGGCCTATTTATTTCGTCACTTATGTGTTCTTCGTTTTCTTTGTGCTCCTG AATATGTTTCTGGCCATCATCAATGACACCTACTCAGAAGTCAAAGAGGAGCTTTCAAGCCAGAAAGATGAGCTGCAGCTCTCAGACATCTTGAAGCAG AGTTACAACCGGACATTGATGAGGTTGAAGCTGAAGAAGGAGAGGATTTCTGATGTGCAGAAAGCACTGCAGAATGGAACAAAAGAACTGGACTTTGAGGACTTCAAGAACAGCTTGAAGAA aCTAGGCCATGCAGACCATGAGATCACAGCAGCCTTTTCCAGATTTGACAAAGATGGCAACCAGATCCTTGAtgaagaggagcagcagcagatgaaGCATGACTTAGAGGAGAAAAGG GTTGCTTTGAATACGGAGATTGAAAACTTGGGGAAATCCTATGGTGGCAACAACTTGGATGAGAATCTGGCCTACATGGAAGCAAAGACTAACCATGCCAATAAGGCCAGCTGGGTCTCCAAAGAAGAGTTGCAAGT TCTCCTGCAACGTGtgctgcagctggaacagtCCATCAACAGCATTGGTTCCAAGATCGATGCAGTAGTGAGCAAGCTAGAAGTGCTGGAGAGAAACAAGCTGAAATGGAAGGACTTGATGGGCAAGCCACTGGATAACATTAGTAAG GAGGAAGAACCCAGTCAGGAAGAACTGGCCCTCCAGAGCCCAGATCAACTAGGAAAAGGAGAACCAGAAGGCTGGGGAATGGAGTGTTTACGAAGAAACAGCCTGAGTGCCAGCTCCGCGCAAAATGGGATCTACCCCCACTTGCCCAGGTCAAATTTACCAGGGTCTCAGTTGTCCAAGAACACCCAGCCTCAGTCTGACATGCACTTCTAG